ATTCTGAAGCCCTCTTGGGGCCCTGGCATGTGCCCGGCGAGCCATCTGGGCAGGTGCCACTGAGTCTTTCTCCCCCATCCTCCCTCCagagccttagctgccttccttcCTGCCGCTGGACGTGGgcgtatgtctgtgtgtgcatgtgtgtttgtgtgcctcAGGCTGGCCCAGCTACATGCCTGCACAGGTGTGATCCCCAGGTCCCCTGCATGTGCAAGGATATCCACATTCTGCACACACAGGTGTAGGCATCCCTGTGCATACGTGTCACGTGATGACCCCTGGGGGCTGCATGCCTGTCATAGCTGTCCCCTCCCCCTGCAAACTCAGCCCCAGTGACTCACAGCCAGGACTGCAGCCGCACTCCCCCAGCCTCACCCGGGAAACTGTGATTCCAGCAGCTAAAGTGGGTCAGAGAGCGTGCAGGGGAACTGGAAGGCCTGGGGAGGAGGCCAGCGCCAAGGCCTGGCTTGATGGCAGCcatggagggggaggggagaggaaggagagtcgggagaagaggaggatctgCAGGGGCCAGGGCGCAGGCAGCCGGCATGGGGCATGGGAGCCAGAGGGAAATTAGTAGACAGGGCTGCTGTTTTTTCATAGCAATGATTTGATCTGGAGAGACGTGGCCCAGAGCTCAAGGAGCTGCTTCTCTGCCAGAGCgtgcaggagggaggagggggaaaggCGTGGAAGGAGAAGgacacatttactgagcaccttctaGACGCAGCCTCTCCGTAACACCACAGCCCTGAGCGATGGGCATCAGTGGTGCCGCCGCACGCAGGAAATAGAGGCAGACGGGGCCGTGCATCTGCCCagagctggagcccaggagagccGCCCACACTCCAGTATCACAGCCTTGCTGTTCTCTGCATGGAGATCACAGGTACCTGGAGCAGCCCGTGGGGCTCTCTGCCTGCCCTAGCTTAGGCTGCTCAGGACATTGGAGTATCCTGGCCTGGCCGCTTGCAGCATGGCCCTGAGATGCCATGAGCACCTCGGTGGGCCGCAGTTCCAGGCTTGCTCAGCTGACATGCTGAGACTCTGGGGCACCCAGGAAGGGGCAGGTGGAGGTAGGCAGTGTGTCCAGTCTGCAAGCGCATGCTACGGTCTTACTGTGTGCTCCACTCAGAGGAAGGTGCCGGGGAGCTGGAGCCTTAGCTGTGCCCCTGGGAGCCCAGGCCTGGCTGGGGATGTGGTTCATGGGGGGGCCTGACCCTCCCAGAGAGGAACAGTGCATGCATGCAGACCTCAGAGAATCAGACAGATCAGAGTGGCCTTCTAGGAAGGAAGAGTGTGTGGAACTTAGAGGGGCACAGGGTGCTTTCGGGTGTGAGAGATGGCAGAAACCGTGGTGTCTCCAACACATGTGGCATGTGCAGCATATAGGGATGGCCAGGGTGGGGCTGTGGTGCCAGGGTGGGCATGTCAGGGACAGGTCACAGGGGAGGAGGAAGTTGTAGTCCtgcttctcctcccttccctctatGCGCAGAGTACCTCCAGATTGTGCCAGGCCCCCTCCCTTGTAATCTGCTCCTCTGAGTGAGAAGCCTCTCATCTGTATTAGGTAGGACAAGCTGTTGAAGAACGGTAGTTTAAATaagatagaagtttatttctctttcacaaaCAGCCAGAAGTCAGTGGCCCCGGGCTGGTAGGGTGGCTCTGTCACCATCACCTGCAGTTTCCATGTCTGGAACCAAAGTGgctgctcctgctcccaccatcaCATCTGCATCCCAGCTGTCAAGGGGCATGCATGCCCATTCCTTTTAAGGGAGTCGTTCACCAGTGGAACACTTCAACTCCACTCGCGTCCCGTTGGCTAGAATGTGGTCCTACGTGCAAGGGAAGCTAGAAATGTAGTATTTAGGTGGGTCCAGCTTAAATTTGGAGTTCAATTagtaaaggaggaagaggagaatagGGACCAACAGAAGGTCTTGGCCACTCATTCCTCGGGACACCCTGGGGCCGCAGTACCTTGTGGTAAGAAGGGAGAGCGGGTCACCCTCAGCGGGCCTGACTGGAGAATGGGAAGTAGCATCGGGGGTGACTGACCTATCCACAGGCCCTCTCCTTGGTCCTGGCCAAAAGCCTTTCTTGCTAAAAGTTGAAATATGAGGAAATCATTAGCATGCTTTGAATGCAAAGGGTGCCCAGAGAGACACCTACCATGTAACTTAGTGTCCAAACCAGAGCACTTCTGAGAGTACAAAGAGGCGGCGTTTGCAGTGACATCGGGACAGTAGGGTGGACCAGGATGTGTGGTCACCCCACCTGGAAACTGTTCCATCTGTGCTCtggctggggaagctgaggtcctCGGTCACACTCAAGTTAATGATGGAGCCACTCTAGGACTGCAGAAGGGCCCCCTCCCTGGCCGTGTTGGTTCAGATTGTTCAGATTCCCTCTCACCCATTGATTGGTTTGTGGACCTCAGCTGTGACCTCTCTGGCATCCTATCCTGGACAGAAGGGTCTTGGGCCTCTGCCCTCATTTCTCTTCCTGAGAATCTCACCTCCGCGGAGCCACACTCCAGGGGTTCTTAGGATGGGATGCGCAGGAGGCTGGAAACGTGAGCTTCCTCTTTTTTTGCCCCCAAGAGTGTCTGGGACCAGCCCGGAGCTGTCCAGGGTCCTGAGCTCCTGAATCACATCCGGGGTTGAATGAGTGCCTCCATCTCCACCCCCAGGGGTTACCAACAGGGCCCCGTCCACCAACAGGACCCAAGCCACCAACAGGGCCCCGCCCACCAACAGGACCCAAGCCACCAACAGGGCCCCGCCCACCAACAGGGCCCCACCCACCAACAGGACCCAAGCCACCAACAGGGCCCCGCCCACCAACAGGGCCCCGCCCACCAACAGGGCCCCGCCCACCAACAGGACCCAAGCCACCAACAGGGCCCCACCCACCAACAGGACCCAAGCCGCCAACAGGGCCCCGCCCACCAACAGGACCCAAGCCACCAACAGGGCCCAAGCCACCAACAGGACCCAAGCCACCAACAGGGCCCCGCCCACCAACAGGGCCCCACCCACCAACAGGACCCAAGCCACCAACAGGGCCCCGCCCACCAACAGGGCCCCGCCCACCAACAGGGCCCCGCCCACCAACAGGACCCAAGCCACCAACAGGGCCCCACCCACCAACAGGACCCAAGCCGCCAACAGGGCCCCGCCCACCAACAGGACCCAAGCCACCAACAGGGCCCCACCCACCAACAGGACCCAAGCCACCAACAGGGCCCCGCCCACCAACAGGGCCTCGCCCACCAACAGGGCCCCGCCCACCAACAGGACAGGCTCTGGGCTAGGCAGCCCCGTCTAATTCCCGCTTCCGCAGACAGGGCCCTCTGGACACACCCACCCCTGGAGACCCCTGTGTCTTAGACATGGCCCTGTTGTTACCCAAGCCTCCCAGCCCCCACAGTGCCCTCCCTCCCTACGTCAACCGACAGAAGGAGGAGCCGAGTTTGGATGGGGCCACAGACTCTGATTCTGTGAGGACACTGCCCTTTCCAGATCTGTTGGCAGACCTTTGGCATCTTCTTGAAAACCAAAGACACAACAGGGCCCAGAGGAATCTCCCCAAATGGTGGGGTTCGAAGCACTGGGATCAGGCCAGGAGCAAATGGCTAGGAGGTGGGGGGCCTCCCCTACCATCACCTCTGCAAACCCTTCCCCACCATCACCTCTGCAAACCCTCCCCCACCACTGCCTCTGCAAACCCTAGCCCCAGCCACCAGCACTCAGGCAGGGGCCCCCCCCACCATCACCTCTGCAAACCCTCCCCCACCATCACCTCTgcaagccccagccccagccactggCACTCAGGTGGGGGCCTCCCCCACCATCACCTCTGCAAACCCTCCCCCACCATCACCTCTgcaagccccagccccagccactggCACTCAGGTGGGGGCCTCCCCCACCATCTCCTCTGcaaaccccagccccagccacccgGCATTCCATGTCCTGGGTTCCCCTTTCTCAGCCCAGAAATAAGACTCAGCTGACAGCATTCTGGCACAGTGTCCTTTGTGAGCCTGATGCTGCCTGGAGATGTCCCAGCCAGACACCTCTCCTTTTAAACCCCACCCTCTGCCCATTTTCCCCGTCCCAGGGAAGCCACTATCCTTGCACTcaggcccaggctggatggagttcaTGGCCTCTGCCCTTACTCCAGTGGGAAGACGAAGATGGGAACAGCCGGTGGGCAGACGTCTCCACAGTGGGCCCCAGGCTTCCTCTGCCTGCCCTTGATTTTCCCAGAGGCctgctggctcacgcctgccaGGAGGCCCATACAGCTGCGGGAAAGGGGCAGCCAGCTATGCCCCAACAAGCCTCAGGAATGGGTCCCCAGCCTCCACCCAGGCACAGCAGAGAACACCGAGGCCATGAGCCAGGGAACCAGCGTGCAGGTTTGTGgcatgaatgaatggaaaacCGCCTTCAATAACCGGGCCCCATCTAACCAGGCAGGTGGTAGACCAGATGGCTCTTTGCGCCAGCTTGTGTGCCAAGAACCTCAGCAGGTTGTGATGCCTTTCTGAGCTCCTTAAAAGCTCCTTCCTATTCCAGTGCATCTCAGGCCCTGGAGACCACCTCTCTCCCCTTCCTGTGGTGGGATCCCTTCCTCCCCCCAGCATCCCCCACCCCCCGCACCTAGTACTTGGATCTCTCTTCCACAGTGTAAGCTCTTACTTTTATTATGTAACATAGAACATCATTGTATTATCGTCTGAAGTAACGATTACTAAATAGTGAGCATTAACTCAAACTCAGACCTTGCATGCTCCGATGACTGTGTGGCCTCTGGTACAGAGGCAGCCCCACACCCATCCTGCCTGGGCCCAGGTCCCAGCTGTGTCCCTTACCAACGTGTCCCTTGcactctctctgtgcctcagtttcctcttctggaaaATGAGAATGATCAGAAGACTCTCCACATCATAGTATTTCTATGTGTTTAATAACATGTTTAAATAAACACATGTCAGCACTTGCAAAATTAAACATTGGATAAAAGCTGTCTGGCATTACTGTAATGAGCTCTCTCATCCCTGTGAGGTAGctgagaggcacagagagatttagCAACTTgcgctgggggagggagagccgGTTGGAGGCAGTTACATGGCTGATCACTCACTCACCCTCCTCCTGGCTGCCCAACCAGGCCTGATGTTTTCAGGGAGGTACAGGGGTGTCACCTTGGAGAGGGATGACCTCACTGTGTAACTCAGGGAAAATCCCTTTCCCTCTCAGGGCCTAAGTGTGTGAGTGCAAGCTCTCAGGGGGCAGAGGCCAATATTGGGAGCGTCTCTTGATGTGACTCCAGGCACACTGGAAGGCACACACAAGGCAGCGAACTTGCTGGACGGTGCATCTGCCCTGTGCCATGCCCTAGCGTGGCATCTGGCAAACAGTAGGTGCTTTAAACGCCTTGTCGGCTGGAAGAAGAACAGCTGGGGCCTTAAAGCCATCAGCCTGTGAGATGAAGGTTCAGCTTCTCACGGGCACCATTTGCATGCAGGGCATCGAGTTACGCACCTGCCAAGCCCACCACACTCAGTCCATCGGGTGTTTCCTCAGTGCCCAGAGGAAGCCGGGCCTGTCAGGGTCGAAGAGGGTGTTCTGAGGGAGGGACTGCACCCAAAACCATCGCTCACCATCTGCTGTCCAGGAGTTTTTGAAGCCAATCAGTACCCCTGCCCATGGCAGAGGGAGGTCCTGGAAGGGAATGGGAAGGCCCAAGCTCAAGTCTCCCTCGGTCCCCTGTGATTCTGTGacactcccttcccctctctggtgTTCAGCGATTGTATCTGTGCCATGGGAGCTTTTGTGTGACTCACTGCCAGAGGCCCCTGGCTTACGGCTCCCAGAACATTCTGGGGTGCGTACATCCCATCCTTTACTACAACAGGTGCGAAGTGGACGGTCTTCTGTGCAGCCCTGGGAATGGCTGACCTGGTCAGGGGCCCAGGTGGCCCAGGCCTGGTCCTTGGGACTAGAGAAACAGTGCTTAGACCAGACAGGTTGTCTAGCTGGAGAAGTGGGCACATTAACAAGTACAGGTGCTTGGCCCTACCTAGACTTACCAAATCAGGACCCCAGAGTTACGTCTTGGAAGCCTCTTTTTCTAAAGTTCATGAGTCATCCTCACAGCTAGCCCAATTTaggagccacttttttttttttttttttgagatggagtctcgctctgtcacccaggctggggtgcagtggcgcgatctcggctcactgcaacctccgcctcctgggttcaagcgattctcctgcctcagcctctcaagtagttgggattacaggtgcctgccaccgcgcctggctaatttttttatatttttagtagagacaggatttcaccatatgggtcaggctggtctggaactcctgacctctggtgatccacgcccccgcccctcagcctcccaaactgctgggattacaggtgtgagccaccgcacctggaaaGGAGCCACTTTTTCAGTCCAACTTCCACTCCAGTACTTTAATACCGTCTCTGGTGTCCTGCCTCTCCTTGTATACCTCCACTAATGGGGAGCTCAGTTTTATATGGCAGCCCATtgctttctaaaacattttaaaattgattataaaatatttaagatgtctcaaatatttaagaaatcccttataaatattttaaagttataaaatatttaatacaatcaATGACCTAAGGAGTAATGCAGTGAATACCTAAATACCCACCCCTTCCCAGCTTAGTTCCTGTCCACTGAACGCTTCCCCTTCTAGATCCTATAtccctctttctctttaaaaaattttttggctgggcccggtggctcacgcctgtaatcccagcactctgggaggccaaggtgggcagatcacatgaggtcaggagttcaaaaccagcctggccaacatggtgaaaccccatctctactaaaaatacaaaattagccaggtgtgagggcgggtgcctataatcccagctactcaggaggctgaggcaggagaatcacttgaacccaggagttggaagttgcagtgagccaagatcgcaccactgcactccagcctgggtgacaagagagaaactccatctcaaaaaaaaatttttttcatagtggtcaaatatacataaaattcaccatcttaCGCATTTCAGCACGCGGTTCAGTGGTGTTCAGTGGATTTGCCGTGTTGTGCGGCAGACCTGGTTCAGTGGTGTTCAGTGGATTTGCCGTGTTGTGCGGCAGACCTGGTTCAGTGGTGTTCAGTGGATTTGCCGTGTTGTGCGGCAGACCTCCACAACGTTATCGTGACACATTTTGTATACTTTGACCATATTTGTACAAACGCCTATGTAATACGCTTTTGCAGGCTCTGACGCTTTGGATATGGCGTGTGGTACAGCAGGTATCTTGGAGAGCTTGCTTGTTGGCTGGGAGGCATATTTGTGAGTGGGATCCACTCTGTGCACATGGCTCTGTGGTTCCTTCTTTTTCACTGCTGCATAGTACTCCACCGGGCCCACGCCTCACAAGGTTCTGGTCCACTCTCTCATGGACATCTGGTGTCTGCCCTGtcactattataaacaatgctgttatgaacatctTTGGGCAGCTCTCCCAGCTTCTCCAGGGCTGTGCCCCGGCCTGGGGCTTGGGCTCGTGGGCCACGAGCATCTTTGCCTTGGTGAGATGTTGCCTAGTTGTTTTCCAGCACTGTGTACTGGGTCCCACTGTCATTGTCAGGCATGGAGAAGTCTCCGGGAGGATGAGGAGTGGCCACGTGCAGTGCCTGCGCTGGGTTGGGGAGCCTTCTGCTGTAGGCAGCTCTGCAAGTTGCAGTGCACCTGACGTCCCTGCCCTCAGCCAGACACCCCATCTCCTCCCACTTTTTTTTGGATGAGCTGACGTTGTGTCCCCTCCCATTGAGGTCACTCATTCACCCGGAAACACGCCCACGCTGACCTGCGAGCCGCGTGGGATGTGGTTAGTCACAGGGGCTATGGGGCCAGGCTGTCTTGGCTTGGGCTCCGGCCCCACCACTTAGTTGCCGTGGGAACTCAGGCAAGTTCATGAACATGTCTGcgcctcgtctgtaaaatggaaataacagcacagaCGTCGCAGGGTTACCAGAAGTATCCAACATGTTAATATATGCAGAgtttctagcacagtgcctggcgccTGGTGGCTGCAATGTCAGCATGAGCTTTTGTGATCTCCCTGGAGGTCTGAAACCAAACCCTTCATCGTGGCTAAGCAGTGCTGGGCAGAACCAGATCACCTCCTCTATTCTACCTAACAGATCTCTATTAAGTCAGCCCGCGTTGCCTTCTCAGGTGGCCGTGTTTACCCTTGAACTTGCTCTTGGTCTTCCTGTTCCCTGAGGTGCCGTGCGGCCCCACCTCCCTGCTGGCTGGCTATGTGAGTGTGAGTTTTGCCCTGTGTGACTTGTGGAGATGAATTTGACCCTCAGTCAGTCCAGCAGGAGGGAAGGCTTGGGTCTTGGTCCTGGCCCTCCTGCAAACTCTCAAATTTCGTCCAAACTGCTGCTCCCAGGTAGAACCAGGTGAGGACAGAGCTTATGACCCCCACCCGGACCCCCTTTGGGGAACCCCCGCCCTTTGAGGGACTCAAGCATAAGTGATCACTGACCACAGCCTTGCCAGAGCCCGGGGCCCCATGAACGCGACTCCCCCCAGGGCCTGTCACAGAGGCCGGGTGTGTCTCACCTGATTCTTCTCCATGGATTCGCAGGTTCACGGCCACCACTGCCCCTTCCTCAAGGTCAGGGTTACCTGTGCCTCACACCCACCTCCCCTCCTGCACCCCCGGCACCCCTTTTGGCCTGTGTCAGCCTCTTTGCCAACTTCTGAGGGCATCATCATCTTCATCGCCTTACCTCACAGTGGACACTGGCCCTGCCCTGATGTCAGGtgccagccccctccccaccatgcCGGGCATGGCCCTGGCGAGGCCCCTGTGGGGAGGGgcacagcccaggaggcagaacaagGTGTCACAGCCCAGCCCTGCACCCCAGAGGGTGGTTCTGTCCCTGAGCAAGGTTGGGCTGGGGATCAAAAAGGGGTCTCCCAgaagtgggcagaggccaggattAGGGAGGGGAAGCAGGCGACCCTGAGACCCCAAAGCCTGGTGAGTGCAGGCAGTTTGGCCCACAGCAGGGGCCAGGCACTGGCTTCAGGGAAGAAGGGACCCAGGGAATAGGCCGACGATTCCCAGAGGGAGGCTGCCCGGCCAGAATCCCGCCCACAGCTGGTGCTGGGGCTCCTGGCAGCTGGCGGGGGCCCTGGTGgtgtggagaggagaggagacagtGGGACGGGACAGGGCGCGGGCGAGGCCGGTGACAggtgtgtgtgtctgccaggtCGGTGCAGCCTTAGAGAGGCGGGAGCGAGACagacgggagggagggagggcagcagGTGTGAGGCAgagcgggggtggggtgggagcagaACACAGGCCTCCCTCCTGGGCCGGCTGCCTCTCATTGACTAAGTCACTCCTGAGAGGGTGCACTCACACCCCAGTTGGGTGGTTTCCAGTGTTGTCGGCTTCACCGAAAATGGAATGTCCTCTGGCTGCCCCAGCTGTCGGACGCCCGCCTGCTGTGAGGCAGTAATTAGATGCTCGCGTGTgtaaca
This genomic interval from Gorilla gorilla gorilla isolate KB3781 chromosome 6, NHGRI_mGorGor1-v2.1_pri, whole genome shotgun sequence contains the following:
- the LOC134758852 gene encoding uncharacterized protein, whose product is MALLLPKPPSPHSALPPYVNRQKEEPSLDGATDSDSVRTLPFPDLLADLWHLLENQRHNRAQRNLPKWEATILALRPRLDGVHGLCPYSSGKTKMGTAGGQTSPQWAPGFLCLPLIFPEACWLTPARRPIQLRERGSQLCPNKPQEWVPSLHPGTAENTEAMSQGTSVQVCGMNEWKTAFNNRAPSNQAGGRPDGSLRQLVCQEPQQVVMPF